A portion of the Acidisarcina polymorpha genome contains these proteins:
- a CDS encoding SIR2 family protein yields the protein MEWPKFVEITKSLILQYARVLDIAPAGVEADYLVWEAIDVAKTYGDPTTEPDIEHLCIAILMMEGLASDIVSANWDGLVEKAVEQLAGGLPVLRVCVLDEDTRTDGQRGNLYKFHGCAVLAARDEATYRPKLVGRASQINGWANQRSNEVMLSKLIEIVTTKPTLMLGLSAQDSNIQGVFVAAQNRMAWPWPSHPPAFVFSNDKLGPDHKTLLQNVYKDAYSAANREPIELSALLRAYGKSLLPALCLHVAATKLCRLIDLLFEHFSQLERAKLHAGVTALRNQVAATAVTLGKEPFVRSMISFSGRTMSLFLAGKEPHSVGPQYRPISVTPVQHLKADPFLTISGTKELSVGIGLFGICVLGAGWTAEGPAAGTVRPGAFQVRTGTTVLQVFFAASAQSAEQLVGNSLVGLTDEAIVIHSHAIPSPMARAARRAPGRTGLPGLQEVSIAKVCEGITNADDLVRRFREEVAL from the coding sequence ATGGAATGGCCAAAATTCGTAGAGATAACCAAGAGTCTCATTCTCCAGTATGCGAGAGTGCTGGACATCGCGCCGGCGGGCGTAGAGGCTGACTATCTGGTCTGGGAAGCCATCGATGTGGCAAAAACCTACGGCGATCCCACGACGGAACCGGACATCGAACACCTTTGCATCGCCATCCTGATGATGGAGGGGCTGGCATCCGATATTGTAAGTGCAAACTGGGATGGTCTGGTCGAGAAAGCTGTTGAACAGCTGGCGGGCGGTCTGCCAGTCCTCCGTGTATGCGTCCTTGACGAAGACACCAGGACCGACGGACAAAGAGGGAACCTCTACAAATTCCATGGCTGCGCCGTGCTGGCCGCGCGAGACGAAGCGACGTATCGGCCGAAGCTTGTCGGACGCGCTTCACAGATCAATGGATGGGCGAACCAACGAAGTAATGAGGTCATGCTCTCCAAGCTGATCGAGATTGTCACAACTAAGCCTACATTGATGCTGGGCCTGTCGGCGCAAGACAGTAACATTCAAGGCGTCTTTGTGGCCGCCCAAAACCGAATGGCGTGGCCCTGGCCTTCTCATCCGCCAGCCTTCGTTTTTTCCAACGACAAACTCGGCCCAGACCATAAGACGCTGCTCCAGAACGTCTACAAAGACGCATATAGCGCCGCAAACCGTGAGCCAATCGAACTGTCAGCCCTGCTTCGAGCTTACGGAAAGTCCCTGCTACCAGCCCTCTGCCTTCATGTGGCCGCCACGAAGCTGTGCAGGCTCATCGATTTGCTCTTTGAGCACTTTTCCCAGCTGGAACGGGCGAAACTACATGCGGGAGTGACTGCCCTCCGCAACCAGGTTGCCGCAACCGCAGTGACCCTGGGCAAAGAGCCCTTTGTGCGCTCAATGATTAGCTTTTCCGGACGGACGATGTCACTGTTCCTTGCCGGAAAGGAGCCACATTCCGTCGGGCCGCAATATCGGCCGATCTCAGTGACCCCTGTGCAACACCTTAAAGCCGATCCATTTCTCACTATTTCAGGCACGAAAGAACTCTCGGTTGGCATTGGCCTTTTCGGTATCTGTGTCCTCGGCGCAGGCTGGACGGCAGAGGGACCTGCGGCCGGGACAGTCCGGCCTGGTGCGTTTCAAGTCCGGACAGGTACAACGGTTCTTCAAGTGTTTTTTGCTGCGAGTGCGCAAAGCGCCGAGCAACTCGTTGGCAACAGCTTGGTCGGTCTCACAGACGAGGCCATCGTTATCCATAGCCATGCAATACCCTCGCCGATGGCCCGCGCGGCCCGGCGGGCGCCGGGAAGGACGGGACTACCTGGTCTGCAGGAAGTGAGCATCGCCAAAGTATGTGAAGGCATCACCAATGCCGACGACTTGGTTCGAAGGTTTCGGGAAGAGGTAGCGCTATGA